The proteins below are encoded in one region of Pseudomonadota bacterium:
- the rplI gene encoding 50S ribosomal protein L9, protein MELILKTTIDTLGEEGDIVKVKDGYGRNYLLPQGKAVAATKSNLAILEKEKEVIEARKLAMKSDAESMAKKITGTTVIIEQRAGDEDKLFGSVTSSDIADKLASLGITVDKKKINLDEPIKTLGEYMVSIKVGYQTNAEVKVQVVPLVKSEEEA, encoded by the coding sequence ATGGAACTCATACTTAAAACAACAATCGACACCCTCGGCGAGGAAGGCGATATCGTCAAAGTCAAAGATGGTTACGGCCGGAATTACTTGCTGCCCCAAGGCAAAGCCGTTGCGGCTACAAAATCGAACCTGGCCATTCTCGAAAAAGAGAAAGAGGTCATCGAGGCCCGTAAGCTGGCAATGAAAAGTGACGCCGAATCCATGGCCAAAAAAATCACCGGCACCACTGTTATTATTGAACAGCGGGCCGGGGATGAAGACAAGCTCTTCGGATCGGTAACCAGCTCGGATATCGCCGACAAGCTCGCGTCCCTCGGCATCACCGTCGACAAAAAGAAAATCAACCTTGATGAACCGATCAAGACCCTCGGCGAATACATGGTTTCGATCAAAGTCGGATACCAGACCAACGCCGAGGTGAAAGTACAGGTCGTGCCTTTGGTAAAAAGCGAAGAAGAGGCATAA
- a CDS encoding YybS family protein, with the protein MADRQGSLFSKLDISLSGTAVAASVWTFPVIVPGLLWMQLFSPLPVFYYLYDSGYAKGINTLAAALVLTGAVAAITGTAAALVFTFILLPTGYSMARSAFMGNSPVKTGMKGLAALLVGWLIWSVIHGVTHQVGLYQEILTTVDGSVAAAGQAIIASSELSAEHVAQLQTTFDQLRKLLPGIMPGLLFITMLNSIFCNLLLGQWLLHRFSRTNLPWPPFREWRLPEQMVVTVIAAGITFLLPVEFFKVLGLNLLFAAGTLYLFQGIAVLGTLLHKWSVPTALKVLVYLLILVQAYGVIMLAFLGVADIWVDFGKEKPISPEENDK; encoded by the coding sequence ATGGCTGACCGGCAGGGCAGCTTGTTCTCAAAACTGGATATCAGCTTATCCGGAACGGCAGTGGCCGCATCAGTCTGGACATTTCCGGTCATCGTGCCGGGGTTATTATGGATGCAGCTTTTTTCACCATTGCCGGTGTTTTACTACCTGTATGATTCCGGTTATGCAAAGGGGATAAACACCCTGGCGGCAGCGCTTGTTCTGACCGGGGCGGTTGCTGCGATTACTGGAACTGCCGCAGCGCTTGTTTTCACCTTTATATTGCTGCCGACAGGCTACTCCATGGCAAGATCCGCCTTCATGGGGAACAGCCCGGTCAAAACCGGCATGAAGGGCCTCGCCGCACTTCTGGTTGGATGGCTTATCTGGTCGGTAATCCATGGGGTAACCCATCAGGTCGGTCTGTATCAGGAGATCCTGACCACGGTGGATGGAAGTGTAGCCGCAGCCGGTCAGGCCATTATCGCCAGTTCGGAACTTTCGGCGGAACATGTCGCCCAGTTGCAAACGACCTTTGACCAGCTGCGGAAATTGCTGCCGGGAATTATGCCGGGGCTGCTTTTTATCACGATGCTGAACTCGATCTTTTGCAACCTGCTTCTCGGTCAGTGGTTGCTTCATCGCTTCAGCAGAACAAATCTGCCCTGGCCGCCCTTCAGGGAATGGCGACTGCCGGAGCAGATGGTCGTAACTGTAATAGCCGCCGGGATCACCTTCCTGCTCCCGGTGGAGTTTTTCAAGGTCCTTGGCCTGAACCTCTTGTTTGCGGCCGGAACCCTTTACCTTTTCCAGGGTATAGCGGTACTGGGCACCCTGCTCCACAAGTGGTCGGTACCGACAGCGTTGAAAGTTCTGGTATACTTGCTGATCCTGGTGCAGGCATACGGAGTGATCATGCTGGCTTTTCTTGGTGTAGCAGACATCTGGGTTGATTTCGGCAAGGAAAAGCCGATCTCTCCTGAAGAGAATGATAAATAA
- a CDS encoding manganese-dependent inorganic pyrophosphatase — MSVNVVGHSNPDTDSVAAAISYANYLKATGTDAVACMQIAAADLNPESKVVLEKFGLAAPQTLMDAAGKDVALVDFSDIGQAPANIGSANVVGIVDHHKIGDITTNGPIFFYAKPVGCTCTVLFEMYKNNKVDLPKNIAGAMLCAILSDTVNFKSPTCTPADKAAVAELLKVTGVKDQDALFMEMLKAKSSVAGVPIKDLLFRDYKDFDMNGKKVGIGQIELASLDQVADIRDNLFKAVKEVKAEGRHSVLFMLTDVVKEGTDLMVVSDDPALIEKAFNSKVKGQSMWVDGMMSRKKQTVPPLQKAFGC; from the coding sequence ATGAGTGTAAATGTTGTCGGACATTCCAACCCGGATACTGATTCCGTTGCAGCGGCGATTTCTTATGCCAACTACCTGAAGGCCACCGGAACGGATGCGGTTGCCTGTATGCAGATTGCTGCAGCCGATCTGAACCCGGAATCCAAGGTTGTTCTGGAGAAATTTGGCCTTGCCGCTCCCCAAACCTTGATGGATGCTGCCGGAAAAGATGTTGCCCTTGTAGATTTCAGCGATATTGGACAGGCTCCGGCGAATATCGGCAGCGCCAACGTTGTCGGCATTGTCGACCACCACAAGATTGGTGACATCACCACAAACGGCCCGATCTTTTTCTATGCCAAACCAGTTGGCTGTACCTGCACCGTTCTTTTTGAGATGTACAAAAACAACAAAGTTGATCTTCCTAAAAATATCGCAGGCGCCATGCTCTGCGCCATTCTGAGCGATACCGTCAATTTCAAATCTCCAACCTGTACTCCTGCCGACAAAGCAGCCGTGGCCGAACTTCTTAAAGTGACCGGTGTTAAAGATCAGGACGCGCTGTTCATGGAAATGCTGAAGGCCAAATCTTCAGTTGCCGGAGTGCCGATCAAAGATCTTCTCTTCCGGGACTACAAAGATTTCGACATGAACGGCAAAAAAGTTGGTATCGGCCAGATCGAGCTTGCCAGTCTGGATCAGGTTGCTGATATCCGTGACAATCTGTTCAAGGCAGTTAAGGAAGTGAAGGCTGAGGGTCGTCATTCAGTACTTTTCATGCTGACCGATGTTGTGAAGGAAGGAACAGATCTGATGGTTGTTTCTGATGATCCTGCTCTGATCGAGAAAGCCTTCAACTCCAAAGTAAAAGGTCAGTCAATGTGGGTTGACGGAATGATGAGCCGTAAAAAACAGACTGTACCGCCCCTGCAGAAAGCTTTTGGTTGCTAA
- a CDS encoding M23 family metallopeptidase, with protein MDPKLHFIIASEQGQAKSFVISKGLLKNSLLTLLVVFLVSTAAGIKYSIENFSLKNNINDLQENVSTLNTENKHFQDQVHFLEEKNKAQLTGAYGELNQRSQVIDSILSTLDIVPASDEPSKAGEDSGGPFTSVLDKSCETLIMKVDHDIKTIRPLPLGYPIQAKRMSSGYGRRADPLNGETAYHDGVDLSGERGTEVRATADGLVIERGYNPTYGWYVKIDHGNRFSTMYAHNQKILVRKNDFIERGQVVSLVGNTGRSTGPHLHYEIRYNDQPVNPMKFMNINRLISLKVG; from the coding sequence ATGGATCCTAAGTTACATTTCATTATTGCCAGTGAACAGGGTCAGGCAAAATCCTTCGTCATATCAAAAGGGCTGCTGAAAAACAGCCTGCTTACCCTGCTGGTCGTCTTTCTTGTTTCCACCGCTGCAGGGATCAAATACTCCATCGAAAACTTCAGTCTCAAGAACAACATAAACGACCTCCAGGAAAATGTTTCCACTCTCAATACCGAGAACAAGCATTTTCAGGACCAGGTCCATTTTCTGGAAGAAAAAAACAAGGCTCAGTTGACCGGCGCCTATGGGGAACTCAATCAGAGAAGCCAGGTCATTGATTCGATTCTTTCAACTCTCGATATTGTTCCTGCCTCCGATGAACCATCCAAGGCAGGAGAAGACAGCGGTGGTCCTTTCACAAGTGTTCTTGACAAGTCATGTGAAACCCTGATCATGAAGGTCGATCACGATATCAAAACCATTCGCCCTCTTCCACTCGGCTACCCGATTCAGGCAAAACGCATGTCATCAGGATACGGCAGAAGAGCTGACCCCTTAAATGGCGAAACCGCATACCATGACGGGGTTGACCTCAGCGGCGAGCGCGGCACCGAAGTCAGAGCTACCGCCGATGGTCTGGTTATCGAACGAGGGTACAACCCAACCTATGGCTGGTATGTAAAAATCGACCATGGCAACCGTTTCTCGACCATGTATGCCCATAATCAGAAGATCCTGGTCCGAAAAAACGATTTCATAGAACGCGGTCAGGTTGTTTCGCTGGTGGGAAATACCGGCAGAAGCACCGGCCCGCACCTCCATTACGAAATCAGATACAATGACCAGCCTGTGAATCCGATGAAGTTCATGAACATCAACAGACTGATATCTCTCAAAGTTGGTTGA
- the dnaB gene encoding replicative DNA helicase, whose amino-acid sequence MEPAKKQTATIHRLPPQNIEAEQCVLGSILLQQGTMVRAVESLSAEDFYRPEHKLIFSAMLKLFDRTEPQDLVTISNILRDENNLDKVGGPGYLAELTDIVPVAANISYYAKIVRTKSILRQLISTTTSIAGRCYEEQDDIDLLLDETEQTIFEISRAKSSQSFYQINSVVNDAFKMIEKLSERKEMITGVPSGFDDFDRMTAGLQPSDLIILAGRPSMGKTALAMNMVQNAAILNKVPVGVFSLEMSKEQLGMRMLCSISRVDSHNLRTGHVKDSDWPKLARATGILSEAPVYIDDTPAITVLEIRAKARRMKTEHDIGLIVVDYLQLMRGRASTERREQEISEISRSLKAMAKELQVPVIALSQLNRSLENRPNKRPQLSDLRESGAIEQDADLICFIYRDEVYNKAEDNPNRGVAELILGKQRNGPTGTVRLAFLDHITTFENLAHQDYPNG is encoded by the coding sequence ATGGAACCGGCCAAAAAACAGACTGCGACAATTCACCGTCTGCCCCCTCAGAATATCGAGGCGGAGCAATGCGTCCTCGGTTCGATTCTTCTCCAGCAGGGCACCATGGTCAGGGCCGTCGAATCCCTTTCCGCTGAAGATTTCTACCGGCCGGAGCACAAGCTGATTTTCTCAGCCATGCTCAAGCTCTTCGACCGGACCGAGCCCCAGGATCTCGTCACCATTTCGAACATCCTGAGGGACGAGAACAATCTGGACAAGGTCGGCGGCCCAGGCTATCTGGCCGAACTGACCGACATCGTGCCGGTGGCTGCCAACATCAGCTATTATGCCAAGATTGTCCGGACGAAATCGATCTTGCGCCAGCTGATCTCCACCACCACCTCCATCGCCGGCCGCTGTTATGAAGAACAGGATGACATCGATCTCCTGCTCGATGAAACAGAGCAGACCATCTTTGAAATCTCCCGCGCCAAGAGCAGCCAGTCGTTCTACCAGATCAACTCGGTTGTCAACGACGCCTTCAAGATGATTGAAAAACTCTCCGAGCGCAAGGAGATGATCACCGGGGTTCCGTCCGGTTTTGACGACTTCGACCGGATGACCGCAGGCCTCCAGCCTTCCGACCTGATAATCCTGGCCGGCCGCCCCAGTATGGGCAAGACCGCTCTGGCGATGAACATGGTCCAGAATGCGGCCATTTTAAACAAGGTCCCGGTGGGGGTTTTCAGCCTTGAAATGTCGAAGGAGCAACTGGGCATGAGAATGCTCTGCTCGATCAGCCGGGTAGACTCCCATAATCTAAGAACCGGCCACGTCAAAGACAGCGACTGGCCGAAACTTGCCCGGGCAACCGGCATACTTTCGGAAGCCCCGGTCTATATCGACGACACCCCGGCCATTACCGTGCTCGAAATTCGCGCCAAGGCCAGGCGGATGAAGACCGAGCACGATATCGGCCTGATCGTGGTCGATTACCTCCAGCTGATGCGAGGCCGCGCCTCAACGGAAAGGCGGGAGCAGGAGATCAGTGAGATATCAAGATCCCTCAAGGCGATGGCCAAGGAGCTGCAGGTCCCGGTAATCGCCCTTTCCCAGCTGAACAGAAGCCTTGAGAACCGGCCGAACAAACGCCCCCAGCTCTCGGACCTCAGGGAGTCGGGCGCCATTGAGCAGGACGCCGACCTGATCTGTTTTATCTATCGTGACGAAGTGTATAACAAGGCGGAAGACAATCCCAATCGCGGCGTTGCCGAGCTGATCCTCGGCAAGCAGCGGAACGGCCCGACCGGCACCGTCAGACTTGCCTTTCTCGACCACATAACCACTTTTGAAAATCTTGCCCATCAGGATTATCCAAACGGCTGA
- the mazG gene encoding nucleoside triphosphate pyrophosphohydrolase: MILRTTEEFGKLIIIINKLRAPGGCPWDQKQTVDSFSPYLIEEMHELLEAISSADHEHIKEELGDVLFQLLFLGNLFEEKELFSVADSIRSICEKMVRRHPHVFGDTQYNSDKEFRKNWNLIKEEERKEKNSTEKGIFSFPKSLPALLRAQRVSNRAVSSGFEWPDLQGVIDKLDEEILELKEAVTGGDRQAIEDEIGDVFFTLVNVARKNNLDSESVMQGATDKFIRRYTRMSEIAGNEGHSIEDLDITEMKRFWEMAKKDKL, encoded by the coding sequence ATGATTTTAAGAACTACGGAAGAATTTGGCAAACTAATAATTATTATTAATAAACTAAGAGCACCAGGCGGTTGCCCCTGGGACCAGAAACAGACCGTTGACTCCTTCTCCCCTTACCTGATAGAAGAGATGCACGAACTGCTGGAAGCGATTTCCAGTGCCGACCACGAACATATCAAGGAGGAACTTGGCGACGTATTGTTTCAGCTCCTCTTTCTCGGCAATCTCTTCGAAGAAAAGGAGTTGTTCTCCGTGGCGGATTCCATCAGGTCCATCTGCGAAAAAATGGTGCGTCGGCACCCCCATGTTTTCGGTGATACCCAGTACAATTCCGACAAGGAATTCCGCAAGAACTGGAACCTGATCAAAGAAGAGGAAAGAAAAGAAAAAAACTCAACGGAAAAAGGCATCTTCAGCTTTCCGAAAAGCCTGCCGGCCCTCCTCCGCGCGCAACGGGTCTCGAACAGAGCGGTAAGCAGCGGCTTTGAGTGGCCCGACCTGCAGGGCGTGATCGATAAACTTGATGAAGAGATTCTCGAACTCAAAGAGGCTGTCACCGGTGGTGACCGGCAGGCCATTGAAGACGAGATAGGCGATGTCTTTTTCACGCTGGTCAACGTGGCCCGCAAGAACAACCTTGATTCAGAGTCGGTCATGCAGGGAGCCACCGATAAATTTATCCGCCGCTACACCCGTATGAGCGAAATCGCCGGTAACGAGGGGCACTCCATTGAAGACCTCGACATCACCGAAATGAAACGTTTCTGGGAAATGGCCAAGAAAGACAAGCTTTAA
- a CDS encoding AP2 domain-containing protein, with the protein MSKKILLEKHKDVARIDQESKRTHGWYVRVRFLGKTHSKFFSDKKNGGRYSSLLAALSWRDKKEAELGKQRTDKHVVTVSNTSTGVVGVRLNDKLHRYEVSWVNKEGKQGKTSVSISRHGKKKAFERACTIRKKKESERLSSS; encoded by the coding sequence ATGTCAAAGAAAATACTGCTTGAAAAACACAAGGATGTAGCAAGGATCGACCAGGAGTCAAAGAGGACTCATGGCTGGTATGTGCGGGTGAGGTTTCTTGGCAAGACCCACTCAAAGTTTTTTTCAGACAAAAAGAACGGCGGTCGTTATTCGAGCCTTCTCGCAGCGCTGTCATGGCGTGATAAAAAAGAAGCCGAACTTGGCAAGCAGCGGACCGACAAACATGTGGTGACCGTCAGCAACACCTCAACTGGTGTTGTGGGGGTCAGGCTGAATGACAAGCTGCACCGTTATGAAGTCAGCTGGGTCAACAAGGAAGGCAAGCAGGGCAAGACCTCGGTCTCGATTTCACGGCATGGCAAGAAAAAAGCCTTTGAACGGGCCTGCACCATCCGAAAGAAAAAAGAGTCCGAAAGGCTTTCTTCATCATAA
- a CDS encoding HAD family hydrolase, with protein MPDLKQTRGVLFDLDGTLVDSLEDLADSMNEVLTARGFPTHPVDSYRYHVGDGLMKLVTRTLPAVHSADATLVEACMEEMRLIYNGRWNRKSRLYEGIPELLNYLAGERIRLAIFSNKPDNFTRAFYEHFLQQWEFNSVIGATELLPLKPDPAGAIKSAENLALPAESVLYLGDTATDMQTAKGAGMVAVGVLWGFRDRDELLEHGADYIISHPQDLIPLIGRRTTLSAL; from the coding sequence ATGCCTGATTTAAAACAAACCAGGGGTGTCCTTTTTGATCTTGACGGTACTCTGGTCGACAGTCTTGAAGACCTCGCCGACTCAATGAACGAAGTTCTGACCGCCCGAGGGTTCCCGACCCATCCCGTGGACTCCTACCGGTATCATGTTGGCGACGGCCTGATGAAGCTCGTGACCCGGACCCTACCGGCCGTCCACTCCGCAGACGCAACCCTGGTTGAAGCATGTATGGAGGAAATGCGCCTCATATATAATGGAAGATGGAACCGAAAAAGCAGGTTGTATGAAGGAATCCCGGAACTATTGAATTATCTGGCCGGTGAGAGGATCCGCCTCGCCATTTTTTCAAACAAGCCGGACAATTTCACCAGGGCTTTTTATGAGCATTTCCTGCAGCAGTGGGAATTCAACTCCGTGATCGGGGCCACAGAACTCTTACCCCTGAAACCAGATCCCGCCGGGGCGATCAAGAGCGCCGAAAACCTTGCCTTACCGGCGGAGAGCGTTCTCTACCTCGGTGATACCGCAACCGACATGCAAACCGCTAAAGGAGCTGGCATGGTCGCCGTTGGTGTTCTCTGGGGGTTCAGAGACCGGGACGAACTGCTTGAACATGGTGCGGATTATATCATCAGTCATCCACAAGATCTGATCCCCCTCATCGGGCGACGAACAACTCTGTCCGCTTTATGA
- the rpsF gene encoding 30S ribosomal protein S6, which translates to MRRYETIIILKPTLGDDENQAVLDRAVGNIEADGGATIRVDKWGVKTLAYLIQKEKQGYYLYLLYSGTPEAVAEMERLLRIDDRVMKYLTVKLQDVYTHLPEDDLEISGPPAPPVSKILADDDDDSDDEDDA; encoded by the coding sequence ATGAGAAGATACGAAACAATTATTATCCTGAAACCCACCCTGGGCGATGATGAAAACCAGGCCGTGCTCGATCGTGCCGTTGGCAATATCGAAGCCGACGGCGGCGCCACCATCAGAGTCGACAAATGGGGGGTTAAAACCCTCGCCTACCTGATCCAGAAAGAAAAACAGGGCTACTATCTCTACCTGCTGTATTCCGGCACACCGGAAGCTGTTGCTGAAATGGAGAGACTCCTGCGCATCGATGACCGGGTCATGAAATACCTGACCGTCAAACTTCAGGATGTCTACACCCACCTTCCGGAAGACGACCTCGAAATAAGCGGGCCACCGGCTCCCCCGGTGAGCAAAATCCTGGCCGATGACGATGATGATTCAGACGACGAAGACGATGCATAA
- the rpsR gene encoding 30S ribosomal protein S18, which produces MNRTAKKPVYRKKKRTFTRKKVCRFCADTNLVIDYKETRTLKNFVTEMGKIIPRRIYGNCAKHQRQLTEAIKRARQIALLPYSGATHF; this is translated from the coding sequence ATGAATCGTACTGCAAAAAAACCTGTATATAGAAAAAAGAAACGGACATTTACCCGCAAAAAAGTATGCCGCTTCTGTGCCGACACAAACCTTGTCATAGACTACAAAGAGACCCGCACCTTAAAGAATTTTGTCACTGAAATGGGCAAGATTATCCCCAGGCGGATCTATGGCAATTGCGCCAAGCACCAGAGACAGCTTACCGAGGCGATCAAGCGGGCCCGGCAGATAGCGTTGCTGCCCTATTCAGGCGCAACCCATTTTTAA
- a CDS encoding polymer-forming cytoskeletal protein translates to MNNSDAITSIIGTDMTIIGDLTFNSKVRIDGNVEGNITGEYLILSESGNITGDIDADTVVCHGQIDGNLRVNKVYLKKDGVINGRLETSDLSVESGGVLNGEIKSQVTSRSVKLLQTSGAEDKKKSETPSPHPLPHTQSA, encoded by the coding sequence TTGAATAATTCGGATGCCATCACTTCCATCATCGGCACGGATATGACGATCATCGGCGACCTGACTTTCAACAGTAAAGTCAGAATCGACGGTAATGTCGAAGGCAATATCACCGGTGAATATCTCATTCTCAGTGAGTCAGGAAACATCACCGGCGATATCGACGCCGACACTGTGGTCTGCCATGGTCAGATCGACGGCAATCTCAGGGTGAACAAAGTCTACCTGAAAAAAGACGGCGTCATTAACGGTCGCCTTGAAACCTCGGACCTCTCTGTTGAATCGGGCGGGGTACTGAATGGTGAAATAAAATCACAGGTAACCAGCAGAAGCGTCAAGCTTCTGCAGACGAGCGGTGCCGAGGACAAAAAGAAATCGGAAACCCCTTCGCCTCACCCGTTACCACACACCCAGAGCGCCTGA
- a CDS encoding response regulator transcription factor, whose protein sequence is MRTCETSRLIPEGCKDAVDSGAGKKLSGNRPKVLLAEDNPVIRKSLHNFLDKWGYEGIEAETGDDAVKILDEHPDLRLSILDWNLPGLSGMQVCQRIRSRPAGKYIYIIMFSARKSIEEQIMALDGGADDYLVKPSKPAVLRARLDVGRRIIELALSGKN, encoded by the coding sequence ATGCGAACTTGTGAGACATCGAGACTTATACCCGAAGGGTGCAAAGATGCTGTCGACTCCGGCGCCGGGAAAAAATTATCCGGCAACAGACCGAAAGTACTCCTCGCTGAAGACAACCCGGTGATCAGGAAAAGCCTGCACAACTTCCTCGACAAATGGGGATATGAAGGGATTGAAGCGGAAACCGGTGATGATGCGGTCAAAATTCTTGACGAGCATCCGGACTTAAGATTATCAATACTCGACTGGAACCTGCCGGGACTGAGCGGCATGCAGGTCTGCCAGAGGATCAGAAGCCGCCCTGCAGGAAAATACATTTATATCATCATGTTCAGCGCCAGAAAATCCATTGAAGAGCAGATCATGGCCCTCGACGGGGGAGCTGACGACTATCTTGTGAAACCGAGCAAACCTGCGGTGCTCCGAGCCCGGTTGGACGTCGGCAGACGTATAATAGAACTGGCCTTGAGCGGGAAAAACTGA
- a CDS encoding replication-associated recombination protein A, whose translation MKEQTMDKMAGHIPLAERMRPENLDDFIGQGHLLGPDKLLRRLIGHGKIPSLMLWGPPGVGKTTLAHILARSCGANFVFFSAVLSGIKEVREIVGQAKALLNDKGPNTILFVDEIHRFNKSQQDAFLPHVESGLLTIIGATTENPSFQIIAPLLSRCQVLVLNPLTPEEIRKVIVRTLTDTDRGLGNQEIILSDEAMDHLVRQSDGDARSALNSLDIALSITEPDPEGRLLVDISTIEEAIQHRSLRYDANGEEHYNLISALHKSLRDSDPDGALYWLCRMLASGEEPLYIARRLIRFASEDVGNADPLALTLTISARDSFQTLGTPEGELALAQAVIYLATAPKSNATYMAYNKVMDEIRRTGSLPVPLHIRNAPTKLMKTLGYGEGYKYAHDHEGGVVFQEHLPEELSGRKFYHPTNRGHEAIIADRLAKWQKILSQQAAEQSGKKRRVN comes from the coding sequence ATGAAAGAACAGACAATGGACAAGATGGCGGGCCACATACCTCTTGCTGAAAGAATGCGCCCCGAAAACCTGGACGATTTCATCGGCCAGGGACATCTTCTCGGCCCCGACAAACTCCTGCGCCGCCTGATCGGCCACGGGAAAATCCCTTCCCTCATGCTCTGGGGGCCTCCCGGAGTCGGCAAAACCACTCTCGCCCATATTCTCGCCAGGTCGTGCGGGGCAAACTTTGTGTTTTTCTCGGCCGTTCTCTCCGGCATCAAAGAAGTGCGGGAAATTGTCGGCCAGGCCAAGGCACTCCTCAATGACAAAGGGCCGAACACCATCCTCTTTGTCGACGAGATCCACCGGTTCAACAAATCACAGCAGGATGCCTTTCTTCCCCATGTCGAGAGCGGCCTGTTGACCATCATCGGGGCCACCACCGAAAACCCATCGTTCCAGATCATCGCCCCCCTGCTCTCACGCTGCCAGGTCCTGGTGCTGAATCCGTTAACCCCGGAAGAGATCCGGAAAGTAATCGTCCGCACCCTCACCGATACCGACAGAGGGCTCGGAAACCAGGAAATAATTCTCTCCGATGAGGCCATGGACCATCTGGTCAGACAATCCGATGGAGATGCCAGAAGCGCTCTGAACAGCCTGGACATCGCACTCTCCATTACCGAACCTGACCCCGAGGGTCGCTTGCTGGTCGATATCTCCACCATCGAAGAAGCGATCCAACACCGCAGTCTCAGATACGACGCCAATGGCGAAGAACACTACAACCTTATTTCCGCCCTTCACAAAAGTCTGCGTGACAGCGACCCGGACGGCGCCCTCTACTGGCTCTGTCGAATGCTCGCCTCGGGTGAAGAACCTCTGTATATCGCCCGGCGGCTGATCAGGTTCGCCTCCGAAGATGTCGGCAATGCCGACCCGCTTGCCCTTACCCTGACCATCAGTGCCCGTGACAGCTTCCAGACCCTCGGAACCCCGGAAGGCGAACTCGCTCTTGCCCAGGCGGTCATCTACCTGGCAACCGCCCCCAAAAGCAACGCCACCTACATGGCCTATAACAAGGTGATGGACGAAATCAGGCGTACCGGCTCCCTGCCGGTGCCGCTGCACATTCGCAACGCACCCACGAAACTCATGAAAACCCTTGGCTACGGCGAGGGATACAAGTACGCCCACGACCATGAGGGAGGTGTGGTTTTCCAGGAACATCTGCCAGAAGAACTCTCCGGCAGAAAATTTTATCATCCCACCAACCGCGGCCACGAAGCGATCATCGCCGACCGACTGGCCAAATGGCAGAAGATTCTGAGCCAGCAGGCTGCCGAACAATCCGGAAAGAAAAGGAGAGTGAATTGA